From the Capnocytophaga sp. oral taxon 878 genome, the window GAATGCTTTTTTGATACTGCTGGTGGGGATGGTGCTGCTGGGGTATGTGTTGCCTTATAGGGAGGAGTACAATGCTTATTTTAACTTGGGGACGTTTATAGACTGGGGGATAGTGCTTATTTTTCTTCTGTATGGGCTGAAGCTGAACTTGCGTGAGGTGGTGAATGATATTAAGAACTGGAAGTTGCACCTCTTGGTACAGCTTGCGACCTTTGTGTTATTTCCTTTGCTAGTGCTTTTGTTCTACCCTCTTGCACGGGGTACTGCCTTTGGGGTATTATGGCTTTCGGTTTATTTTTTGGCGTGTTTGCCTTCGACGGTATCCTCATCGGTGGTGATGGTATCGATAGCGAAGGGGAATGTGCCTTCGGCTATATTTAATGCTTCGATTTCGGGGCTTATAGGTATTTTGGCTACGCCTATGCTGATGCAGCCTTTTTTGGAGGGTAATGCTGCTGGAGGGGCGAGTCAAGGGACTGTTATACAGCAGCTGTTGCTGAAGGTGCTGTTGCCTATAGTGCTAGGCTTGGCGCTGAATAGGTTTTGTAGAGGGTTTATTGAGCGTTATGGCAAGCTGATAGGGAAGTTTGACAGGCTTATTATTTTGCTTATAGTGTATGAAAGTTTTTCGGCGGCTTTTGTGAATAAGGTTTTTGGCAGTGTGCCGCTTATTACTTTTGTGATTATTGCGGGGGCTGTGGTGGGATTGTTTTTTGTGGTGTATGAGGTGCTGCGGTGGGCATCGGGGAGGCTTGGTTTTAACAGGAACGATACGATAACGGCTACTTTTTGTGGTTCGAAAAAATCATTGGTGCATGGTAGTTTGTTTATGATGGTGCTAGGGATACCGAGTGAGAATAAGGTGATGTTCTTGTTGCCGATTATGTTGTACCATAGTTTTCAGTTGTTTTATGTGAGTTGGCTTGCTAATAGGCTTGCTGGGAGTAGGAGATAGGAGATAGGGGTAGGAGATAGGGGGTAGGAGTTAGGAGATAGGAGATAGAAGAGGTGAGAATTAGTAGTTGAGAAAAATAGGGGGAAAATGGGGAAAGAGTGAGAATAATGTAAGGATTGGGGGATTTGGTTGCGGATTTGGCAAAAGGAAAGTTTAGGTACGGAAGGGTTGATTATCAGGGGTGTAACGCTTATAGTTCGTTTACAGTTCGTTTATCCTTCGTTATTCGTTCGTTTAAAGTAGGTAAGAGATAAAAGATAAGAGGTAGGAGGGTGGGGGCGGAAAAGGCTGATTATTAGGGAAGAGGGGTTAGGAGATAGGGGATAGTGTAGGGGTAGGTGATTTTTGCATTATTCGCAATTTAGGGGAATAGGAGGTAGGGGATAGGAAATAGATGGTGAGGCTGAAGGGATGGTGGATTTGGGGTAAAGACAGGGTAGTGTATGTTGCTAATTTGTTAAATTTTTGTACTTTTGCACCCGATAATAAAAAAGAAGAAAACTTATGGATACAATGCAAGAAACATGGCGCAGTAGATATGAAGAGTCGCAAATGTTCACTACTGATGGCCTTGCTGCGGCTAAGCGCAATGGCAAATGGGGTTTTGTAAATAGGAATGGGAAAGAAATATGTCAGTTTAAATATGATAGTGTGTTGCCTTTTATAGGAGGGGAGGCGCTTGTGCAAGTTGGTAAGTTTTGGGGCGCGATGAGTACATCGGGCAAGGAAATAGTGCCTGTGTACTATGATGAAATTTTCTACTTTCACGATGGATTGGCAAAGGTGAAGAAGGATGGAAAGTTTGGTTATGTGAACCGCAAAGGAGCGCTGGCCATACCACTGATGTATGAGAATGGGGAGAACTTTTCATCACTTACAGCAAGTGTTACCCTTGGGGGGAAAGCAGGGATAATTAATACCAAAGGGAAGGTTATAATTCCGTTTGAATATGATGAGGCAGCCTCGTTTAGTGGGGGTATAGCTGCGGTGAAAAGGGATGACCTGTGGGGTTTTATAAACAAGAAAAACGAGCTTGTAATACCTTATCAATACGAGGGAGTGGATTGGAATTTTGATGGGGTAGCCAAGGTGAAGAGCCAAGGTTTTTGGGGG encodes:
- a CDS encoding WG repeat-containing protein yields the protein MDTMQETWRSRYEESQMFTTDGLAAAKRNGKWGFVNRNGKEICQFKYDSVLPFIGGEALVQVGKFWGAMSTSGKEIVPVYYDEIFYFHDGLAKVKKDGKFGYVNRKGALAIPLMYENGENFSSLTASVTLGGKAGIINTKGKVIIPFEYDEAASFSGGIAAVKRDDLWGFINKKNELVIPYQYEGVDWNFDGVAKVKSQGFWGIITNEGKEVVPPLYDDVLPFESGYAPVEKNGKWGMVNAQGTPICEAIYDDIYQFDKKGILAAVCRDDKWGYINTEGAEVIPTEYDEVGEFVNGFAAVCKNDLWGFVNREGKVVFALEYDEVEDFQDEKFALAAKDEEVFVLFSDGRVVPYKEIQENNYESEN
- a CDS encoding bile acid:sodium symporter family protein, translated to MKKNAFLILLVGMVLLGYVLPYREEYNAYFNLGTFIDWGIVLIFLLYGLKLNLREVVNDIKNWKLHLLVQLATFVLFPLLVLLFYPLARGTAFGVLWLSVYFLACLPSTVSSSVVMVSIAKGNVPSAIFNASISGLIGILATPMLMQPFLEGNAAGGASQGTVIQQLLLKVLLPIVLGLALNRFCRGFIERYGKLIGKFDRLIILLIVYESFSAAFVNKVFGSVPLITFVIIAGAVVGLFFVVYEVLRWASGRLGFNRNDTITATFCGSKKSLVHGSLFMMVLGIPSENKVMFLLPIMLYHSFQLFYVSWLANRLAGSRR